From Saccharibacillus brassicae:
GCACCCGGGTCGAGGTCGCGGCGCTGGCGTGGAATCTGGCGGCCGGCCGGGCCAGCGTGACGTTGAAGTCGCTCGTCGACGGCAACGTCGTCCGGCTGACGTCGGGCCGCGCCTGGACGTCGGCCCGCGTGGACGGCCGATCGGCCGACGCCGCTTCGGGCGGGGCGGAACCCGGTCTGTCGCTGACGCTTGCGGCCGGGACGGAGATTACCGTCGAGTTCGTGCTCTCCTGACGTCCTGACGGGACGTTCCGGACGGCTCCGACGTCCCCGACAGGTCTGGAGCCTGGACGCGCTTTCGCCCTAATAGACGCGCTCTATCCCTGACGGATGATCTCAGCGTTCTTCCTGCCGGCGTTCGCGGTATTCGCCCGCCGATATTCCGGTCGCTTTTTTGAAAAACGTGCAAAAGCTTTCCAATGTGGCAAATCCGACGCGCCTGGCGATCCGACCGATCGGGAGCGTCGTCGTCACAAGCAGGCTGCAGGCTGCGCTGAGGCGCGCCTGCCGCTTTTTTTGCGTAAAAGACAATCCGTAATGCTGCTTGAGCGTGCGTTCCGTCTGCCGGATGCCGAGCCCTAGCGTCTGCGCCAGACCCGGCAGCGTCAGCGTGTCGGAAGCGGACAGGAAGCTGTGCTCGATCAGCACGAGCCGTTTGTCGTCCAGCGTTTTCTGCGGCGCGGCGTGAGCGGACAGCCGGTTGCACGCGTAATTGCGAACTGCGGCGATTACGATCTGCTCGACGAGGCTGCGGATCGACATATAATACCCGATCGATTGCAGGTCCGCTTCGCGCGACAGCCGTTCGAATAAGTCCGACAGCTGCTGCGTATCCGTGCCGTGCCAGAACGCAGTCCGCAGAAAAAGCTCCGCGATCGCCGACGAATCCGGATCGGCGTGTTCGCCGGCCGGCAGCGCTTCGAAGCAGATGCAGTATTCGCGCATCGGATCGCCGGGATCGGGAATCTGTTCGTGCACAATGTCGGGACCGGTCATATACAGCGTATGCGGCCCGATCGGATAGCGGACTCCGTCCGCGATCAGCTGTCCGCGTCCGGCCGGCACGTAATGCAGTTCGTAACTTTTGCCGCTGTGCGCATGGGCGGGCATCGACTGCAAAAAAGTGCCGGAGCGGATATACAGCACGTTCAGCCGCAGTCCGCCGACCGCAGCGTGCATCTGCATATGTTCGACGTCAAGAGCGGGCAGGGACGGGGGGAAGGTCATCGGTTCAGCTCCTCGATTTCGGAATAGGCAACGATCAGGGTAGGCATGACGCGGGTTCGCCGCGTCGGGCTTGCCCTTTTGGGCATGGCCTAGACATGTTTAGCGTATTTCTTGCGGTAGTTGAGCGGAGATACGCTTTCCCTTTTCCGGAATGCGTTGGAAAAAGTGGACAGTTCCATACCCACTTCCTCGGCAATTTTCTCGATCGAATACCCGGTATTCAACAGCATCTTTTTGGCGATGTTCAAGCGGTGTTCCATCAGGTATTCCAGCGGCGTCACGCCGAACTGCTTGCGCATGCAGCGGGCGATATAGTTCGGATGGAAATTGAACGTTTCCTGGAGCAGCCCGTTGTTGATCGGTTGGTTGAAGCGCTCGTGCAAAAAGCGCTGCACTTTCTCCGCCACGCGGATCGACGTGAGATCCTGTTCCAGCGACTGCTCGCAATCCATCGCCTGCAGCAGCTGCTGGAACACGGTCTGCTGCGCCCACGCCGCGATCGCGCGCGGTTCGTCCTGCAGGCGCAGCAGTTCCCGCATGAGAGACAGTCCCTTGTCGGACAGCCGGAACCGCTTGGGCAGCGAGATCGGATTGATATAGCTCGCATAGATGCCGTGAATGGAATGCTTGCTCTTCATATCCTGCTGCCGAAGCAGATATTCGCCCATGCTCTGATGTTCGGCCCAGATCCCTACCGTATTAAAATGGATCCACATGATTTCGGTGGGGGTCTCGCAGCCTTCCACTCCGTAATGATACAGGTCCGGCCGAAGAATGATCCCTTCGTGTTCCCCGAGCCGCCACCGATTCTCTTCTTCGCCGATATGCAGGCTGCCCGTCGCGACGACGATGATGTCGAAGATTCCGATCGCGTGACGATGGATATGCCGTTCTCCGGCCGCGTACGGCTGATTGCCGCACCCCACGAAGTAAGGAATGGGAGGAGACATAAAATTAAGTACGGCGGTTTCCAAAATCCTCGTCCTCCTTTTGTGTGGAATTCAAAAAAACAGGTTGCAAACAGCCATAGTGTATAGCGCTTTCATTCACTATACTACAGGTAATCACACAAGTTAATCGCTTTCATTCAACTTTACCGAAAGAGATAAGCGTATTTCCCGTTGATTGAAAAACAAAAAAAGCCCGTGCTAAACAAGCTTGCAAAAAAAGAAAAAAGGGAGGGTTTCACGATGAGATCCGGCAAAAAGATTCCTTTGGCCATGAGCAGTGTCGTTCTGCTCGCCATTCTGGCCAGCTGCTCCGGCGGAGGCGACAAAGCGGACACAAGCACAAGCGGGGCAGAGCTCGAAGCGTGGGTCAGCAACGAAAAAGTGACGAGCGAGGCGTATCTGTTCAGCGAAATCGAAAAAGAGTTCGGCGTGAACATCAACGTCAAAATGCGGGGCGTAGGCGCCCAGGATTATGTGGACAAACTTAACGTTCAGATTTCAAGCGGCGAGATTCCGGATTGGATCAACGATTACGCCGTCAACGTAGGGTTGTTCGACAAATACGTCGAGCAGGGCATCCTGGCCGAGGTCCCGGTCGAGATGATCAAGGCGAACATGCCGAATTACATGGCCTGGGTAGACAAATACAAAGAGATCTTCAAGGGAGATCCGTTTGCCCTGTTCGAACGGAACGGCAAAAACTACACGATTCCGACCGCGAACCCGGATCTGACCAAATTTCTCGTCATGTACTACCGCCAAGACTGGCTGGACGCGGTCGGCATCAAGAAAACGCCGGAGTCGCTGGCCGAGATGGAAGAAGCGCTCGTCAAATTCCGCAACGACGATCCGGACGGCAACGGGCAAAAAGATACGTACGGCTACCTGGGCATCCAGAAAGACCCGATGTGGGCGTTCAGCCCGATCTATGGCGCCTACGGCATGTACCCGGGTCTTTGGACAGAGAAGGACGGCCGAATCGCCCGTGACGAAATCGATCCGAAGATGAAAGAGGTCCTGACGCTTCTGAACGACTGGTACAACAAAGACCTGATCGATCCGGAATGGGTCGCGCTGGACTTCGATCAGGCCCGCAACAAAATTATCAGTTCCAAAGTGGGCGCCACCTGGCAGAACATCAACGCCGGACAGGAAGGGACAGGCTGGTATGCCCCGATCAAAGACGTGGCGCCGAAAGCTTCGTGGGCGCTGTCGCCGGGGCCGACAGGGCCAAACGGAGATCACGGCATCATGCACTTCAATCCGATTGCGGGCATGGGCATCATGTTCGGCAAGCAGCTGGAGAAAAATCCGGAGAAAATGAAAAAATATTTGCAGATCTTCGACAAGGTGAACAACGACATCGCCTGGCTGGAAAAACGCTCGTACGGCGAAGAAGGCAAAACGTTCAAAAAAGAAAACGGCGGATACACCTGGCTGCCGCCGTACGACAAAGCCGACGAGAGACAAAAGCTCGGCTTGGGAGAAGCCCGCTTCCCGACGCTGGAACCGCCGTTCCTCGACGTGTACAAAGAAAACGAGCTGCTGCCGACGGCCAAAGACCGGGAATACAAAATCAAAGCCCAGACGATCGCGACAGGCAAATACGATTTGTTGACTCCGTTCTCGAAGCCCGAATACGACAAAGTGTCGACGAAACTGACGGATTTGACGACCAAGGCGTATACGGACTTTATTACGGGCAAACGCCCGATATCCGAATTCGACGCTTACGTGGCGGAGTGGAAAAAGCTGGGCGGCGATCAAGCGATGGAAGAAGCGCAGCAAATTTACGACAAAGTATACAAATAAAGCGCACAAATGAAGCATACCCACAGGGAGCGCAGGCTCCCTTTCTTTTTCCACACATGAAGGGGGAACGGAACGGTGAACAAGAAACGGTATGGAACCTATCTTCCTTTGTACTTGTTGCTCCTTCCCGGGATCGTCTATTTTATTATTTTCTGTTATGCGCCCATGTACGGCATTTTGATCGCGTTCAAGGACTACAGAATGATGGACGGTATCTTGGGCAGTCCCTGGGTCGGATTCGAGCAGTTTAGGGAACTTTTCTCCGATCCTTATTTCTACACGGTATTTAAAAATACGCTGATTATCAGCTTCCTGAAACTGTTTCTCGGGTTTCCGGTTCCGATCCTGTTCGCCGTGCTGCTGAACGAAGTTCGTCAGTTGGCGTTCAAAAAATTCGTTCAGACGGCGTCGTACTTGCCGCATTTCATTTCCTGGATCGCGCTTGCCGGCATTATGGAGAGCCTGCTCTCGCTGGAAGGGACGGTCAATACGATCATCGGCCTGTTCGGATTCGAGAAGGTGATTTTCATGGCGGAACCGGATTACTTCCGGGCGATCCTCGTCCTTTCCGACATCTGGAAAAACTTCGGCTGGGGAGCGGTCATTTATTTCGCCGCCATCGCCGGAATCGACAACAGCCTGTACGAAGCGTCCGCGATCGACGGCGCTACCCGCCTGCAGCGCATTATCTATATCACGCTGCCGAGCATTGCCAACATTATCGTGATCATGCTGATCCTGTCCATGGCCGGCATTCTGGACGCCGGGTTTGACCAGATCTTCAATTTGTACAACTCGTCGGTCATGGACGTCTCGGACATTATCGATACGTACGTGTACCGCGTCGGCATACAGGACCTCGATTACAGCCGTTCCACCGCGGTCGGCATTTTCAAATCCGTCATCGCGCTGATCCTGATTCTGTTCACGAACTGGCTGGCCAAACGATTCAACAAAGATCACAACACCTTGTGGTAGGAAGGAGGAGCCTCATGGACAAATCGAACTCTTTGGGCGACCGTATTTTCCATATTTTCAATTACGCTTTTATGAGTTTCCTGCTGATCGTCACGTTGTTCCCGTTCTGGAATCAGGTCTTGATCTCGCTCAGTTCCCGCGAATTTCTGTACACGGTCGGAACGCTCTGGTATCCGAAAAGTCTGAATTTCGACAGTTACATCGCGATTTTTCATTTTGACGCTTTCTGGCGCGGCTACTGGAACACGATTACCCGGACGGTACTTGGGGTCGTACTGAGCCTGCTGTTCACTTCGATTACGGCGTATCCGTTATCCAAAGCCAAACTGCCGTTCAACAAGACGATTACGCTGTTCGTGTTATTCCCCCTGCTGTTCAGCGGCGGGTTGATCCCGACGTACATGCTGATCAAAAGTCTGGGACTGATGAATTCGATCTGGGCGCTCGTCCTTCCCGGCCTGATCGCTCCGGTAAACGTCTTCATCATCCGCAACTATTTCCGTTCGCTGCCGGCGGAACTGGAAGAGTCGGCCGTCATCGACGGCGCGAGCCACCTCAAAATTTTCTTCCGCATCGTGCTGCCGCTGTCCGTGCCCATCCTCGCCACGATCGCGCTCTGGGTCGGCGTCGCACATTGGCTGGCGTGGTACGACGCTTTCCTGTACATGTCGGATACGACCAAATGGGTCTTGCAGCTCGTGATCCGCCGCATCCTGATCGAGAACAGGCCGCAGGAAGCGATGAGCGCCGCGACGCAGGTGTTCGGCGATGCCGAAGCCGTCGATATCCGGCAGTTGGAAGCGGCCGTCGTCATGGTGTCGATCCTCCCCATGCTGCTCGTCTATCCGTTCCTGCAAAAGTTTTTCGTCAAAGGTCTGCTGCACGGCGCGGTCAAAGGTTGATCGTCGCCCTGCCGGGATCATGGATACCGATCCGATACACCGATCCGATACACTCTGGAGGGATTTATTTTGAACCATACGTTGTCTTCATCCCGCATGCTGCCTCTGGCCGATGTCCATATTCGCGACCCGTTCTGGTCGGCCTATGTCGACCTCGTTCGCGGCGTCGTCGTTCCGTACCAGTGGGAAGCGCTGAATGACCGCATTCCGAACGCCGAGCCAAGCCGTGCGATTCAGAATTTCAAGATCGCCGCGGGTCTTGCGGAAGGCGAATTCTACGGCATGGTATTTCAGGACAGCGACGTCGCCAAGTGGCTCGAAGCCGTCGCCTACCTGCTGACGACGCAGCGGGACGACGAACTCGAAGCCATCGCGGACGGCGTCGTCGACCTTATTGCGCAGGCCCAGCATGAAGACGGTTACCTGAATACGTATTATACGTTAAAAGAACCCGGCAAACGGTGGACGAACTTGACGGAGTGCCACGAATTGTACTGCGCGGGCCATCTGATCGAAGCCGGCGTCGCTTATTACCAGTCGACCGGCAAACGCAAAATACTCGAAGTCGTCTGCAAATTCGCGGATTATATCGACGAGGTGTTCGGCTCGGCTCCCGGCAAGCTTCAGGGCTACGACGGGCATCAGGAGATCAAGCTTGCGCTTATGCAGTTGTACGACGCGACCGGCAGCGAGAAGTATATGCGCCTATGCCGATTTTTCGTCGAAGAAAGAGGACGGCGGCAGAACCCGCACTTCTACGATGCCGAACTGGAGCAAAGAGACGGATCGACGCATTTCGGCCGCTGGGTGATCGACGACAAGACGTACAGCCAGGCCCACAAGCCGATTCGCGAGCAGGATCAAGCGGTCGGCCATGCGGTGCGGTTCGTCTATATGTGCACCGGTATGGCGCATCTGGCCGCGGCGACCGGCGACGTCAAGCTGCTCGAAGACTGCAAAAGACTGTGGGACAACATGGAACGCAAGCAGATGTACATTACCGGCGGCATCGGTTCCCAGAGCCACGGCGAAGCGTTCAGCATGGATTACGATCTGCCCAACGATACGGTCTATGCCGAGACGTGCGCGTCGATCGGGTTGATCTTCTTCGCGCAGCGGATGCTGATGCTGCAGCCGCAGGGCCGTTACGCGGACGCGATGGAGCGGGCTTTGTACAACACCGTAATCAGCGGCATGTCGATGGACGGCAAAAGCTTTTTCTACGTCAATCCGCTTGAAGTTCACCCCAAAGCGTGCTGCGCGAACCATAAATACCATCACGTGAAGACGGTTCGGCAGGGCTGGTTCGGCTGCGCGTGCTGCCCGCCGAACGTAGCCCGCCTGCTCGCTTCGCTCGGCCAATATATCTACACCGTGCAGGACCATACGGTGTACGCGAATCTGTATATCAGCGGCGAATCGAAGCTGGAACTCGGCGGTCAGGCGTTCGTGCTGCATCAGCAGTCCAACTATCCGTGGGACGGCGATATCCGCTTCACGGTCGAGGCGGAGACGCCTGTCACGTTCGAACTGGCGCTGCGGATCCCGAATTGGTGCGAACATCCGGCGCTCTCGATCAACGGCGTCAAAGTGCCGTTCGATGGCCGGATTCACGCCGGTTACGTCAAGCTGGAGCGGGAATGGCAAGCGGGCGATAGCGTTGAGCTTGCGCTGCCGATGACGGTCGCGCGCATGAAAGGCCACCCTCTCGTTCGGCAGACAGCAGGCAAAACGGCGCTGCAGCGCGGCCCGCTCGTCTACTGTCTGGAGGAAGCGGACAATGGCGCGAATCTGCATCAGGTTCTGCTGCCTCCGCAAGCGGCGTTCGAAGTCAAGGAAGACGATACGTCGTTTGGCCGTATCCCGTTCATTACGGCCGCAGGTCTCAGACGGGATCCCGATAGCTGGGGGGAAGAGCTGTACAGACGGGATACGGCGCAGCAAGAAGTGGAGACGCAGCTGAAATTTATCCCGTATTTCGCGTGGGCGAACCGCGGCGAAGGCGAGATGCGCGTATGGGTCGACGAGAAATAAGCGAAGCAGAAGCACGATCGCAGGGAGAGGAGCACGGCTTATGAAACCGGACGGTCCGCTGTCAGAACGCTGCATCACGCTGGAAAATGAGACTTTCGTCGCCAAATTCGATACCGGCCGGGGAGGATTTGTTTCTCTTCGCTGCCGGGAAGACCGGCAGTCGACCGAATATTTGCTTGATCCTACCGAGTTCCCGGAGATGGACATTCCGGACGCGAAATGGTTCGGCCATATCGTCACCCGATACCGGATCGGGAATAGGGAATGGACGTCGGGAAATACCGCTCCTTCGTCGGATATCCGCACGGTTCGGCAGCGCGGGAACACCGTGAACGTGACTTATGAGGGCGATTCGGTGCATGCGGACGGTATCCGGCATTTCGATCTGGAGACGGATTTCCGTCTGGAAGACGACGGATTGTATTGGACGATCGGATTGACCAACCGCTCGGAGCATACGCTTGAATTCGATTCGATCGGCGTGCCGCTGCTGTTCAATCAGATCTTCAGGAACGATTCCGTCTACAAATACGAACAGAACGTGCTGCGCCATACTTTTATTAGCGAAGAAGGGTCGTACGTGTACTGGGCGAGGTCAAGCGGCAAACCGCCGTTTCTCGTCATGCTGACCGGGGACGGGACGGGTCTTGAAGGCACGGAGAGAGACGACCGGAATAATCTCAAAGCGGAACCCGGCACGGGCAGCCCGTTCGGTCCGTACACCTCGTTCGACGAAAGCTGGGAGGGCCTGGTCACCGCGGTGTTGCAAGGAAGCCGCGCGTTGACCCTGCCTCCGGGGAACCGCTTGACTTACAGGTTCAAACTCGCCTGGGCGCAAAGCTTCGCGGATATCGGCCGCCTCGCCCATGAGAGCGGACAGATCGATATCGAGGTGCTGCCGGGATTGGTCGTGCCGCGCGACGATCAGGCGGTCGTCCTGCTTCGTTCCACGAAGACGATCCATGCCGTGACGGCGTCCGTTCCCGAACTGACGGATATTCGGGACGAAGGCGAGCAGGCAGGCGGATACCGCCTGTACCGCATTCGCTTCCATCATCTCGGCGAGAATGACGTGACGATCCATTACGGGGACGGAGAGCGGAGCGTGCTGCACTTTTTTGCGATCGACACGCTGGAGCGTTTGATTACCGGGCATGCGGCCTTTATCGCGGAGCACCAGTACGAGACGAATCCGGGCGATCCGTGTTATCACGGCCTGCTCATGTGGGACATGACGAGGAAGAGCCGGATCAACTCGACCTGCAATCCGTTCGGCGACGACTGGTGGGCAGGCGGAAGCGACGAGATCGGACTCGTCAGCGGCTTGTTCCTGTCGGAGAAAAACGTCTATCGCCCGGACGAAGCGCAGCTGCGCATTCTGGAAGCCTATCTGTCCGATTTCGTCGAAGAGCGCTTGACGGAGCAGCCGGGATACCGGGTGCACCGCATGGTGCCGTGGCATACGATGTTCGAGCCGTGGGAAGGCCACGGCGCCGACGACGTCTGGCGGGCGTTCAATTACGTGCATGTAATCAACACGTATTTCAATATGTACCGCATTCAGGAACGGTTCGGTTATACGCATCTGAGAACGGCCGAAGATTATCTGCGCCAGGCTTTCTTGTATACGCAGGCGATGTTCCGGTTCTGGATGTTTCCGGACGGGGTCGGCGCGACCGAATACGGCAATATGGGGGAGTCGACGATTCCGCTGTATCTCGCCGACGCGCTGGCTGGCAAAGGCATGACCGAAGAAGCGGAATGGGTTCGGGAGACGGCGGCTTCCAAAGCTTCTTTCTTCACAAAATCGGCTTACCCGTTCGGTTCGGAAATGGCTTACGATTCCACGGCGTACGAAGCGGTCTACGGTTATGCCAAAAGCGCCGGAGACACGCAGACGATGGAAAAAGCGGTGCAGGCGTCGTTCGCCAACCGCGGCCATCAGCCGGATTGGCGCTTTTACAACACCGACCTCCGCCAACAGGGCGAAACGTATTGGAACGTCAGCTATATGACGCATCTGGGCGGCTGGGTGCTGTACGATTACGCCCTGAACGAAGGCCGCGCGGATTACGAACTGATCAAATCGGCGTATGCGTCGTACCTGGCAGGATGGTCTCTGATCAATTCCGGACAGTGGAACGACGACCCGGAGACGATCGGAAG
This genomic window contains:
- a CDS encoding DUF5695 domain-containing protein, whose product is MKPDGPLSERCITLENETFVAKFDTGRGGFVSLRCREDRQSTEYLLDPTEFPEMDIPDAKWFGHIVTRYRIGNREWTSGNTAPSSDIRTVRQRGNTVNVTYEGDSVHADGIRHFDLETDFRLEDDGLYWTIGLTNRSEHTLEFDSIGVPLLFNQIFRNDSVYKYEQNVLRHTFISEEGSYVYWARSSGKPPFLVMLTGDGTGLEGTERDDRNNLKAEPGTGSPFGPYTSFDESWEGLVTAVLQGSRALTLPPGNRLTYRFKLAWAQSFADIGRLAHESGQIDIEVLPGLVVPRDDQAVVLLRSTKTIHAVTASVPELTDIRDEGEQAGGYRLYRIRFHHLGENDVTIHYGDGERSVLHFFAIDTLERLITGHAAFIAEHQYETNPGDPCYHGLLMWDMTRKSRINSTCNPFGDDWWAGGSDEIGLVSGLFLSEKNVYRPDEAQLRILEAYLSDFVEERLTEQPGYRVHRMVPWHTMFEPWEGHGADDVWRAFNYVHVINTYFNMYRIQERFGYTHLRTAEDYLRQAFLYTQAMFRFWMFPDGVGATEYGNMGESTIPLYLADALAGKGMTEEAEWVRETAASKASFFTKSAYPFGSEMAYDSTAYEAVYGYAKSAGDTQTMEKAVQASFANRGHQPDWRFYNTDLRQQGETYWNVSYMTHLGGWVLYDYALNEGRADYELIKSAYASYLAGWSLINSGQWNDDPETIGSSCWVLHTGWANTKEIRPGQVPLIKNAWQMSGESSLGYFMALKMAASVVIDHPILGIYGFGCDVQTNEREWVIRPRDGVNVRIHDTVHAWSLETKRGHITELRVDPHTRTLYVRIEELGQGLSDTDVKVVSRETWRVILAR
- a CDS encoding extracellular solute-binding protein, producing the protein MRSGKKIPLAMSSVVLLAILASCSGGGDKADTSTSGAELEAWVSNEKVTSEAYLFSEIEKEFGVNINVKMRGVGAQDYVDKLNVQISSGEIPDWINDYAVNVGLFDKYVEQGILAEVPVEMIKANMPNYMAWVDKYKEIFKGDPFALFERNGKNYTIPTANPDLTKFLVMYYRQDWLDAVGIKKTPESLAEMEEALVKFRNDDPDGNGQKDTYGYLGIQKDPMWAFSPIYGAYGMYPGLWTEKDGRIARDEIDPKMKEVLTLLNDWYNKDLIDPEWVALDFDQARNKIISSKVGATWQNINAGQEGTGWYAPIKDVAPKASWALSPGPTGPNGDHGIMHFNPIAGMGIMFGKQLEKNPEKMKKYLQIFDKVNNDIAWLEKRSYGEEGKTFKKENGGYTWLPPYDKADERQKLGLGEARFPTLEPPFLDVYKENELLPTAKDREYKIKAQTIATGKYDLLTPFSKPEYDKVSTKLTDLTTKAYTDFITGKRPISEFDAYVAEWKKLGGDQAMEEAQQIYDKVYK
- a CDS encoding ABC transporter permease, giving the protein MYLLLLPGIVYFIIFCYAPMYGILIAFKDYRMMDGILGSPWVGFEQFRELFSDPYFYTVFKNTLIISFLKLFLGFPVPILFAVLLNEVRQLAFKKFVQTASYLPHFISWIALAGIMESLLSLEGTVNTIIGLFGFEKVIFMAEPDYFRAILVLSDIWKNFGWGAVIYFAAIAGIDNSLYEASAIDGATRLQRIIYITLPSIANIIVIMLILSMAGILDAGFDQIFNLYNSSVMDVSDIIDTYVYRVGIQDLDYSRSTAVGIFKSVIALILILFTNWLAKRFNKDHNTLW
- a CDS encoding glycoside hydrolase family 127 protein, translated to MLPLADVHIRDPFWSAYVDLVRGVVVPYQWEALNDRIPNAEPSRAIQNFKIAAGLAEGEFYGMVFQDSDVAKWLEAVAYLLTTQRDDELEAIADGVVDLIAQAQHEDGYLNTYYTLKEPGKRWTNLTECHELYCAGHLIEAGVAYYQSTGKRKILEVVCKFADYIDEVFGSAPGKLQGYDGHQEIKLALMQLYDATGSEKYMRLCRFFVEERGRRQNPHFYDAELEQRDGSTHFGRWVIDDKTYSQAHKPIREQDQAVGHAVRFVYMCTGMAHLAAATGDVKLLEDCKRLWDNMERKQMYITGGIGSQSHGEAFSMDYDLPNDTVYAETCASIGLIFFAQRMLMLQPQGRYADAMERALYNTVISGMSMDGKSFFYVNPLEVHPKACCANHKYHHVKTVRQGWFGCACCPPNVARLLASLGQYIYTVQDHTVYANLYISGESKLELGGQAFVLHQQSNYPWDGDIRFTVEAETPVTFELALRIPNWCEHPALSINGVKVPFDGRIHAGYVKLEREWQAGDSVELALPMTVARMKGHPLVRQTAGKTALQRGPLVYCLEEADNGANLHQVLLPPQAAFEVKEDDTSFGRIPFITAAGLRRDPDSWGEELYRRDTAQQEVETQLKFIPYFAWANRGEGEMRVWVDEK
- a CDS encoding helix-turn-helix transcriptional regulator, which encodes MTFPPSLPALDVEHMQMHAAVGGLRLNVLYIRSGTFLQSMPAHAHSGKSYELHYVPAGRGQLIADGVRYPIGPHTLYMTGPDIVHEQIPDPGDPMREYCICFEALPAGEHADPDSSAIAELFLRTAFWHGTDTQQLSDLFERLSREADLQSIGYYMSIRSLVEQIVIAAVRNYACNRLSAHAAPQKTLDDKRLVLIEHSFLSASDTLTLPGLAQTLGLGIRQTERTLKQHYGLSFTQKKRQARLSAACSLLVTTTLPIGRIARRVGFATLESFCTFFKKATGISAGEYRERRQEER
- a CDS encoding helix-turn-helix domain-containing protein → METAVLNFMSPPIPYFVGCGNQPYAAGERHIHRHAIGIFDIIVVATGSLHIGEEENRWRLGEHEGIILRPDLYHYGVEGCETPTEIMWIHFNTVGIWAEHQSMGEYLLRQQDMKSKHSIHGIYASYINPISLPKRFRLSDKGLSLMRELLRLQDEPRAIAAWAQQTVFQQLLQAMDCEQSLEQDLTSIRVAEKVQRFLHERFNQPINNGLLQETFNFHPNYIARCMRKQFGVTPLEYLMEHRLNIAKKMLLNTGYSIEKIAEEVGMELSTFSNAFRKRESVSPLNYRKKYAKHV
- a CDS encoding carbohydrate ABC transporter permease; protein product: MDKSNSLGDRIFHIFNYAFMSFLLIVTLFPFWNQVLISLSSREFLYTVGTLWYPKSLNFDSYIAIFHFDAFWRGYWNTITRTVLGVVLSLLFTSITAYPLSKAKLPFNKTITLFVLFPLLFSGGLIPTYMLIKSLGLMNSIWALVLPGLIAPVNVFIIRNYFRSLPAELEESAVIDGASHLKIFFRIVLPLSVPILATIALWVGVAHWLAWYDAFLYMSDTTKWVLQLVIRRILIENRPQEAMSAATQVFGDAEAVDIRQLEAAVVMVSILPMLLVYPFLQKFFVKGLLHGAVKG